The following are from one region of the Amycolatopsis sp. QT-25 genome:
- the rimP gene encoding ribosome maturation factor RimP, with the protein MPNDLASRLEPIVAEAVKAAGFDLDSFEVQQAGRRQLVKVVVDGDDGVGLDEVASVSRAVSAALDENEHVIASAYTLEVTSPGLDRPLTVQRHWRRAKFRLVKITPAEGAAYLGRVGHAGENSARVLVDGEIRDVSYASVAKAVIEIEFKQPPAEDLKLLETDASALNAATTEPKEEPK; encoded by the coding sequence GTGCCCAACGACCTCGCCAGCAGGCTGGAGCCCATCGTGGCCGAAGCCGTCAAGGCCGCGGGTTTCGACCTCGATTCCTTCGAGGTCCAGCAGGCAGGCCGCCGTCAGCTGGTCAAGGTCGTCGTCGACGGGGACGACGGCGTCGGGCTGGACGAGGTGGCGAGCGTCAGCCGGGCGGTTTCCGCCGCGCTCGACGAGAACGAGCACGTGATCGCGAGCGCGTACACGCTCGAAGTCACCTCGCCCGGCCTCGACCGGCCGCTGACCGTGCAGCGGCATTGGCGGCGCGCGAAGTTCCGCCTCGTCAAGATCACCCCGGCCGAAGGCGCCGCCTACCTCGGCCGGGTCGGGCACGCGGGGGAGAACTCCGCGCGCGTGCTCGTGGACGGCGAGATCCGGGACGTCTCCTACGCCTCGGTGGCCAAAGCGGTCATCGAGATCGAATTCAAGCAACCACCTGCCGAGGACCTGAAACTGTTGGAAACCGATGCGTCGGCCCTGAACGCCGCCACCACGGAGCCGAAGGAGGAGCCGAAGTGA
- the nusA gene encoding transcription termination factor NusA produces the protein MNVDIAALRAIERDKDIPFETVIEAIETALLTAYKHTEGHQSHARIDIDRKSGLVRVLAHTLTPDGQTDEEWDDTPEGFGRIAATTARQVILQRLRDAEHEKTFGEFSAKENEIVAGVVQRDARANARGMVIIQVGDIEGVLPAIEQVPGETYEHGDRIKAYVVTVSRGNRGPQITLSRSHPKLVHKLFALEVPEIADGTVEIAAVAREPGHRTKIAVRSTVPGVNAKGACIGPVGARVRNVMSELAGEKIDIIDFSEDPAKFVGNALSPAKVVSVRVVDERAKTARVVVPDYQLSLAIGKEGQNARLAARLTGWRIDIRSDAAPDQGDEAHAGQARPAAATGSAE, from the coding sequence GTGAACGTCGACATCGCAGCGCTGCGCGCGATCGAACGGGACAAGGACATCCCCTTCGAAACGGTGATCGAAGCGATCGAAACCGCCTTGCTCACCGCGTACAAGCACACCGAGGGCCACCAGTCGCACGCCAGGATCGACATCGACCGCAAGAGCGGGCTGGTCCGTGTCCTCGCGCACACCCTCACCCCGGACGGCCAGACCGACGAGGAATGGGACGACACCCCCGAAGGCTTCGGGCGGATCGCCGCGACCACCGCGCGGCAGGTCATCCTGCAGCGTCTCCGCGACGCCGAGCACGAGAAGACCTTCGGCGAGTTCTCCGCCAAGGAGAACGAGATCGTCGCCGGTGTGGTGCAGCGTGACGCCCGCGCCAACGCCCGCGGCATGGTCATCATCCAGGTGGGCGACATCGAGGGCGTGCTGCCCGCGATCGAGCAGGTGCCAGGCGAGACCTACGAGCACGGCGACCGGATCAAGGCCTACGTCGTCACCGTCTCGCGCGGCAACCGCGGCCCGCAGATCACGCTGTCGCGCTCGCACCCGAAACTGGTGCACAAGCTGTTCGCCCTCGAGGTCCCCGAGATCGCCGACGGCACGGTCGAGATCGCCGCCGTCGCGCGGGAACCCGGTCACCGCACCAAGATCGCGGTCCGATCGACGGTGCCCGGCGTCAACGCCAAGGGCGCCTGCATCGGCCCGGTCGGCGCGCGCGTGCGCAACGTGATGAGCGAACTGGCGGGTGAGAAGATCGACATCATCGACTTCTCCGAAGACCCGGCGAAGTTCGTCGGGAATGCGCTGTCGCCCGCGAAGGTTGTCTCCGTACGGGTCGTCGACGAGCGGGCCAAGACCGCTCGCGTCGTCGTCCCGGACTACCAGCTTTCGCTCGCGATCGGCAAGGAAGGGCAGAACGCGCGCCTCGCCGCCCGCCTCACCGGGTGGCGGATCGACATCCGCAGTGACGCCGCTCCCGACCAGGGTGACGAAGCACACGCCGGGCAGGCGCGGCCCGCCGCGGCAACCGGTTCGGCTGAGTGA
- a CDS encoding YlxR family protein: protein MVQSPRPGTDLQHDREAPVRTCVGCRKRALIGELLRVVAADGRLIVDERRRLPGRGAWLHPVPDCLAKAERRRAFPRALRVPGSLDAQGVHERLERHTEG, encoded by the coding sequence GTGGTTCAGAGCCCGCGGCCGGGAACCGACCTCCAGCACGACCGGGAAGCCCCGGTTCGCACCTGTGTGGGTTGCCGTAAGCGGGCCTTGATCGGTGAGTTGCTGCGAGTGGTCGCGGCGGACGGTCGGTTGATCGTCGACGAACGTCGGCGATTGCCGGGCCGGGGTGCCTGGTTGCACCCCGTGCCGGACTGTCTGGCCAAGGCCGAGCGGCGCAGGGCGTTCCCCCGGGCACTTCGTGTTCCAGGGTCGCTCGACGCCCAGGGTGTCCACGAACGCCTGGAGCGGCACACCGAAGGTTGA